One window of the Meriones unguiculatus strain TT.TT164.6M chromosome 13 unlocalized genomic scaffold, Bangor_MerUng_6.1 Chr13_unordered_Scaffold_28, whole genome shotgun sequence genome contains the following:
- the LOC132650613 gene encoding LOW QUALITY PROTEIN: NEDD4-binding protein 1-like (The sequence of the model RefSeq protein was modified relative to this genomic sequence to represent the inferred CDS: substituted 1 base at 1 genomic stop codon): MAAVLWALITIMITSLLVLVLAAVLLYFLSKKLGPICAQQECTSTAFGKAELLQEVVVVQQAKLAVMLLRLQRHEKGEVREPRALKEETSLRDGSGGRDGQPVEPQSPLALKETKQGQRPPPPFPLAQGGTPDKGFQQPAGPVLAESKEPPRGKHFRSGGLPEPKPRCPPISEPLLQQPLLFPSGTGSAALGGSSEDPTASFTGVQRFQEALKTPYSLALRNEPGRADLKHVVIDGSNMAMAHGLKXFFSCCGIALAVEYFWKLGNRNITVFVPQWRRRRDTHVTEQHLLGQLQELGIVALTPARMVSQERISSHDDSFLLHLADKTGGIIVTNDNLREFVTESASWREIVARRLLQYTFVGDIFMVPDDPLGRQGPRLEEFLQKDLFPPDKQLVDDSGPPGISSLDSVLWNPSPSPSPSHWPPPQKHGASPSPGLPQQQLFTVPVTLPRMQQKLARPAQRSWAETSELREVLMSIFPDSEQKRKIDQILLAHPSTMDLKALSGLVLDAKLG; the protein is encoded by the coding sequence ATGGCGGCAGTTCTTTGGGCCTTGATCACCATCATGATCACCAGCCTGCTTGTACTTGTACTTGCAGCCGtccttctctactttctctcCAAGAAGCTTGGACCAATATGTGCCCAACAAGAATGCACCTCAACAGcctttggaaaagcagaactACTGCAAGAAGTGGTAGTCGTGCAACAAGCGAAATTAGCTGTGATGTTACTGAGGCTGCAGAGACACGAGAAAGGGGAAGTGAGAGAACCGAGGGCCCTCAAAGAAGAAACTAGTTTACGTGATGGGTCAGGGGGCCGGGATGGACAGCCCGTGGAACCTCAGTCGCCGCTGGCTCTGAAGGAAACCAAACAGGGGCAGCGACCCCCACCACCTTTCCCATTGGCCCAGGGAGGAACGCCTGACAAGGGTTTTCAACAACCCGCGGGACCTGTGCTTGCAGAATCTAAGGAGCCTCCCCGTGGAAAGCATTTCCGCTCAGGGGGCTTGCCTGAGCCTAAGCCGAGGTGCCCCCCAATTTCTGAGCCACTCCTGCAGCAGCCCCTGCTCTTTCCTTCAGGGACAGGATCCGCAGCATTGGGTGGATCCTCTGAGGACCCCACTGCCTCGTTCACAGGGGTTCAGAGATTTCAAGAGGCCCTCAAGACCCCATACAGTCTGGCCTTGAGAAATGAGCCCGGCAGAGCAGATCTGAAGCATGTGGTGATAGACGGGAGTAACATGGCCATGGCCCACGGCCTGAAATAGTTCTTCAGTTGCTGCGGAATAGCCCTTGCCGTGGAGTATTTCTGGAAGCTTGGCAACAGAAATATCACCGTGTTTGTCCCGcagtggagaaggagaagggataCTCACGTCACGGAACAGCACCTGTTGGGCCAGCTCCAGGAGCTCGGCATAGTGGCTCTGACTCCTGCCCGGATGGTCTCCCAAGAAAGAATCTCTTCTCATGACGACAGTTTCCTACTGCACCTGGCAGACAAGACCGGGGGGATCATCGTGACCAATGATAACCTGAGAGAGTTTGTGACTGAATCGGCGTCCTGGAGAGAAATCGTTGCCAGGAGACTACTTCAGTACACCTTCGTGGGAGACATATTTATGGTTCCCGATGACCCTCTGGGAAGACAAGGACCTCGGCTGGAAGAATTTCTTCAAAAGGACCTCTTTCCTCCAGACAAGCAGCTGGTTGATGACAGCGGCCCACCAGGCATAAGCTCTTTGGACTCTGTCCTCTGGAAccctagccccagccccagccccagccactgGCCACCACCCCAGAAACACGGAGCCTCTCCAAGCCCTGGGCTTCCTCAGCAACAGCTCTTCACTGTCCCGGTCACACTGCCCAGGATGCAGCAGAAACTGGCCAGGCCCGCACAGAGATCTTGGGCAGAGACCAGCGAGTTGAGGGAGGTGCTGATGAGCATCTTCCCGGACTCTGAGCAGAAACGGAAGATTGACCAGATTCTACTAGCTCATCCATCCACGATGGACCTGAAAGCTCTCTCTGGCCTCGTGTTGGATGCAAAGCTGGGCTGA